The Streptomyces sp. NBC_01268 genome window below encodes:
- a CDS encoding bifunctional [glutamine synthetase] adenylyltransferase/[glutamine synthetase]-adenylyl-L-tyrosine phosphorylase, translating into MTVPGRRSSTFSRLLRHGFTDPSAAERLLDLDELAALRGDPVLLDALGGTADPDLALRGLVRLVEAQPEAERPALTTTLLSAKPFRDRLLGVLGASEALADHLARHPHDWQALVTYEAADLHPGVADFERGLAEATDPVSLRVAYRRCLLAIAARDVCGTTLVAQTAAELADLATATLRAALALASADAPEDAALCRLAVIAMGKCGGRELNYVSDVDVIFVGEPAEGADEGKAIQAATRLASHLMRICSETTVEGTIWPVDANLRPEGRNGPLVRTLSSHLAYYQRWAKTWEFQALLKARPVAGDPELGAAYIDAVSPLVWHAAERENFVPDVQKMRRRVVDNIPAAQVERELKLGPGGLRDVEFAVQLLQLVHGRSDATLHSGSTLDALAALAAGGYVGRADAAQLDDAYRFLRAMEHRIQLYRLRRTHLVPEGEADLRRLGRSLGLRTDPVAELNKEWKRHAAVVRRLHEKLFYRPLLDAVAQLAPGEIRLSPKAAGQRLEALGYADPSAALRHLEALSSGVSRKAAIQRTLLPVLLGWFADSADPDAGLLGFRKVSDALGKTPWYLRLLRDEGAAAENLARVLSAGRLAPDLLLRAPEAVAILGDPEGLKPRGREHLEQEVLAAVGRADGAEQAVAAARGVRRRELFRTAAADLIRSYGTEDSPREPDPGALVDRVGKAVTDLNAATLAGALRAAVRAEWGDELPTRFAVIGMGRFGGHELGYGSDADVLFVHEPREGVDEQEASRAANRVVAEMRRLLQLPTADPPLLIDADLRPEGKSGPMVRTLKSYEAYYRRWSLVWESQALLRAEPMAGDAELGARFVELADPLRYPVEGLREDAVREIRRLKARMETERLPRGADPTLHAKLGRGGLSDVEWTVQLLQMRHGWAEPGLRTTRTREALAAAHAAELIATDEAQILDEAWVLATRVRNAVMLVRGRPGDTFPSEPRELAAVGRYLGYGPGHVGEMVDDYRRITRRARAVVEERFYGA; encoded by the coding sequence ATGACGGTGCCGGGACGCAGGAGCAGCACGTTCAGCAGGCTGCTGCGGCACGGGTTCACCGATCCGTCCGCCGCCGAACGACTGCTCGACCTGGACGAGCTGGCCGCCCTGCGCGGCGATCCGGTGCTCCTCGACGCCCTCGGCGGCACCGCCGACCCCGACCTCGCGCTGCGCGGCCTGGTCCGGCTCGTCGAGGCGCAGCCCGAGGCCGAGCGCCCGGCGCTCACCACCACGCTGCTCTCCGCCAAGCCCTTCCGCGACCGGCTGCTCGGCGTGCTCGGCGCCTCCGAGGCGCTCGCCGACCACCTGGCCCGCCATCCGCACGACTGGCAGGCCCTCGTCACGTACGAGGCCGCCGACCTGCACCCGGGCGTCGCCGACTTCGAGCGGGGCCTCGCCGAGGCCACCGACCCGGTCTCGCTGCGGGTCGCCTACCGGCGCTGCCTGCTGGCCATCGCCGCCCGCGACGTGTGCGGCACCACCCTGGTCGCCCAGACCGCCGCCGAGCTCGCCGACCTCGCCACCGCCACCCTGCGCGCCGCCCTCGCCCTGGCCTCGGCCGACGCGCCCGAGGACGCCGCCCTGTGCCGGCTCGCCGTCATCGCCATGGGCAAGTGCGGCGGCCGCGAACTCAACTACGTCTCCGACGTCGACGTCATCTTCGTCGGCGAGCCGGCCGAGGGCGCGGACGAGGGCAAGGCGATCCAGGCCGCGACCCGGCTCGCCTCCCACCTCATGCGGATCTGCTCCGAGACCACCGTCGAGGGCACCATCTGGCCGGTCGACGCCAACCTCCGCCCCGAGGGGCGCAACGGCCCGCTCGTGCGCACCCTCTCCTCCCACCTCGCCTACTACCAGCGCTGGGCCAAGACCTGGGAGTTCCAGGCCCTGTTGAAGGCGCGCCCGGTGGCCGGCGACCCCGAGCTCGGCGCGGCCTACATCGACGCCGTCTCCCCGCTCGTCTGGCACGCCGCCGAGCGCGAGAACTTCGTCCCCGACGTGCAGAAGATGCGCCGCCGGGTGGTCGACAACATCCCCGCCGCCCAGGTCGAACGCGAGCTGAAGCTGGGCCCCGGCGGTCTGCGGGACGTCGAGTTCGCCGTCCAGCTCCTCCAGCTCGTGCACGGCCGCAGCGACGCCACCCTGCACAGCGGCAGCACCCTCGACGCGCTCGCCGCCCTCGCCGCCGGCGGCTACGTCGGCCGCGCCGACGCCGCCCAGCTCGACGACGCGTACCGCTTCCTGCGCGCGATGGAACACCGCATCCAGCTCTACCGGCTGCGCCGCACCCACCTCGTCCCGGAGGGCGAGGCCGACCTGCGCCGCCTCGGGCGCTCCCTGGGTCTGCGCACCGACCCGGTCGCCGAGCTCAACAAGGAGTGGAAGCGGCACGCGGCCGTGGTGCGCCGCCTGCACGAGAAGCTGTTCTACCGCCCGCTCCTCGACGCCGTCGCCCAGCTCGCCCCCGGCGAGATCCGGCTCAGCCCCAAGGCGGCCGGCCAGCGCCTCGAAGCGCTCGGCTACGCCGACCCGTCCGCCGCCCTGCGCCACCTGGAGGCGCTGTCCTCCGGCGTCAGCCGCAAGGCCGCCATCCAGCGCACCCTGCTGCCGGTGCTGCTCGGCTGGTTCGCCGACTCCGCCGACCCGGACGCCGGCCTGCTCGGCTTCCGCAAGGTCTCCGACGCGCTCGGCAAGACCCCCTGGTACCTGCGGCTGCTGCGCGACGAGGGCGCCGCCGCCGAGAACCTGGCCCGGGTCCTGTCCGCCGGCCGGCTCGCCCCCGACCTGCTGCTGCGTGCCCCCGAGGCGGTCGCGATCCTCGGCGACCCGGAGGGCCTCAAGCCGCGCGGAAGGGAACACCTGGAGCAGGAGGTGCTCGCCGCCGTCGGCCGCGCGGACGGCGCCGAGCAGGCGGTGGCCGCGGCCCGCGGTGTGCGCCGCCGGGAACTGTTCCGCACCGCCGCCGCCGACCTCATCCGCTCGTACGGCACGGAGGACAGCCCCCGCGAACCCGACCCCGGCGCCCTCGTGGACCGGGTCGGCAAGGCCGTCACCGACCTCAACGCGGCCACCCTCGCCGGCGCGCTCCGGGCCGCCGTGCGGGCCGAGTGGGGCGACGAACTGCCCACCCGGTTCGCGGTGATCGGCATGGGCCGCTTCGGCGGACACGAACTCGGCTACGGCTCCGACGCGGACGTGCTGTTCGTGCACGAGCCGCGCGAGGGCGTCGACGAGCAGGAGGCCTCCCGGGCCGCCAACCGGGTCGTCGCCGAGATGCGCAGACTGCTCCAACTCCCCACCGCCGACCCGCCGTTGCTCATCGACGCCGATCTGCGGCCGGAGGGCAAGAGCGGCCCCATGGTCCGCACCCTCAAGTCCTACGAGGCCTACTACCGGCGCTGGTCGCTGGTCTGGGAGAGCCAGGCCCTGCTGCGCGCCGAGCCGATGGCCGGCGACGCCGAGCTGGGCGCCCGGTTCGTCGAGCTCGCCGACCCGTTGCGCTACCCCGTGGAGGGGCTGCGTGAGGACGCGGTGCGCGAGATCCGGCGGCTCAAGGCCCGGATGGAGACCGAGCGGCTGCCGCGCGGCGCCGACCCGACCCTCCACGCCAAGCTGGGCCGTGGCGGCCTGAGCGACGTCGAGTGGACGGTGCAGCTGCTCCAGATGCGGCACGGCTGGGCCGAGCCCGGTCTGCGCACCACCCGGACCCGCGAGGCGCTGGCCGCGGCCCACGCGGCGGAGCTGATCGCCACGGACGAGGCCCAGATCCTGGACGAGGCCTGGGTCCTGGCGACCCGGGTGCGCAACGCGGTGATGCTGGTCCGCGGCCGCCCCGGCGACACCTTCCCCTCCGAGCCGCGCGAACTGGCCGCGGTCGGGCGCTATCTGGGCTACGGCCCGGGCCACGTCGGCGAGATGGTCGACGACTACCGCCGGATCACGCGCCGGGCGCGGGCGGTGGTGGAGGAGCGCTTCTACGGCGCGTAG
- a CDS encoding VOC family protein: protein MNWTLEVVPVPVTDLDRAKEFYADQCGFKVDLDQEVAPGIRIVQITPPGSRCSLTLIQGMPPFPGTREMAPGTLHGLQLCVTDIEGARNELVEAGVDVSPVMHVGATGWEEGKGQTWNSFLTFADPDGNGWVVQEAPSDLSER from the coding sequence GTGAACTGGACCCTGGAAGTCGTCCCCGTCCCCGTCACCGACCTGGACCGGGCCAAGGAGTTCTACGCCGACCAGTGCGGTTTCAAGGTCGATCTGGACCAGGAGGTGGCGCCGGGCATCCGGATCGTCCAGATCACCCCGCCGGGCTCGCGCTGTTCGCTCACGCTGATCCAGGGCATGCCGCCGTTCCCCGGCACCCGCGAGATGGCCCCCGGCACCCTGCACGGCCTCCAGCTCTGCGTGACCGACATCGAGGGGGCCCGGAACGAGCTCGTCGAGGCGGGCGTGGACGTGTCCCCGGTGATGCACGTGGGCGCGACGGGCTGGGAGGAGGGCAAGGGCCAGACCTGGAACTCGTTCCTGACCTTCGCGGACCCGGACGGCAACGGCTGGGTGGTCCAGGAGGCCCCGTCGGATCTGTCCGAGCGCTGA
- a CDS encoding GNAT family N-acetyltransferase, with translation MRETKIIETGRLVLHPLSFGDAQRIVDARPAAGERWAAEYPGVGDVASARAFLAGVAERGDPGAYRPYAIRVRDEDDVVIGGIGFHRPPGPDGVVTVGYGLVPAFRGQGFATEALRALIGRAREAGATAVRGDANLDNVASQRVMERAGMAYEGEDETVRNYRIVLQER, from the coding sequence GTGAGGGAAACGAAGATCATCGAAACGGGCCGGCTGGTCCTGCACCCGCTCTCCTTCGGCGACGCGCAGCGCATCGTCGACGCCCGGCCCGCGGCCGGGGAGCGCTGGGCCGCGGAGTATCCGGGGGTCGGGGACGTCGCCAGCGCGCGGGCCTTCCTCGCCGGGGTCGCCGAGCGCGGCGACCCCGGTGCCTACCGGCCGTACGCCATACGCGTGCGCGACGAGGACGACGTCGTCATCGGGGGGATCGGGTTCCACCGGCCGCCCGGGCCGGACGGGGTCGTCACCGTCGGGTACGGGCTCGTGCCGGCGTTCCGGGGGCAGGGCTTCGCGACCGAGGCGCTGCGGGCCCTGATCGGCCGTGCCCGCGAGGCCGGTGCCACGGCCGTGCGGGGCGACGCGAACCTGGACAACGTCGCCTCGCAGCGGGTGATGGAGCGCGCGGGGATGGCGTACGAGGGCGAGGACGAGACCGTGCGGAACTACCGGATCGTCCTCCAGGAGCGGTAG
- a CDS encoding glutamine synthetase family protein: protein MDKQQEFVLRTLEERDIRFVRLWFTDVLGFLKSVAVAPAELEQAFDEGIGFDGSAIEGFARVYESDMIAKPDPGTFQILPWRAEAPGTARMFCDILMPDGSPSFADPRYVLKRALAKTSDLGFTFYTHPEIEFFLLKDKPLDGSRPTPADNSGYFDHTPQNVGMDFRRQAITMLESMGISVEFSHHEGAPGQQEIDLRYADALSTADNIMTFRLVMKQVALEQGVQATFMPKPFSDYPGSGMHTHLSLFEGDRNAFYESGSEYQLSKVGRSFIAGLLKHAGEISAVTNQWVNSYKRIWGGSGRTAGSGGEAPAYICWGHNNRSALIRVPMYKPGKMGSSRVEVRSIDSGANPYLTYAVLLAAGLKGIEEGYELPAGADDDVWALSDAERRAMGIEPLPQNLGEAIALMERSELVAETLGEHVFDFFLRNKKQEWEEYRSEVTAFELRKNLPVL from the coding sequence ATGGACAAGCAGCAGGAATTCGTGCTCCGTACGCTCGAGGAGCGCGACATCCGCTTCGTGCGTCTGTGGTTCACCGACGTGCTGGGCTTCCTGAAGTCGGTGGCCGTGGCACCCGCCGAGCTGGAGCAGGCCTTCGACGAGGGCATCGGCTTCGACGGCTCCGCGATCGAGGGCTTCGCCCGCGTGTACGAGTCCGACATGATCGCCAAGCCGGACCCGGGCACCTTCCAGATCCTGCCCTGGCGCGCGGAGGCCCCCGGCACGGCCCGGATGTTCTGCGACATCCTCATGCCCGACGGCTCGCCGTCCTTCGCGGACCCGCGCTACGTCCTGAAGCGGGCCCTCGCCAAGACCTCGGACCTGGGCTTCACCTTCTACACCCACCCCGAGATCGAGTTCTTCCTCCTGAAGGACAAGCCGCTCGACGGCAGCCGGCCCACCCCGGCCGACAACTCGGGCTACTTCGACCACACCCCGCAGAACGTGGGCATGGACTTCCGCCGCCAGGCGATCACCATGCTCGAATCCATGGGCATCTCGGTCGAGTTCTCCCACCACGAGGGCGCGCCGGGCCAGCAGGAGATCGACCTGCGCTACGCGGACGCCCTCTCCACCGCCGACAACATCATGACCTTCCGCCTGGTCATGAAGCAGGTCGCCCTCGAACAGGGCGTCCAGGCGACCTTCATGCCGAAGCCGTTCTCGGACTACCCCGGCTCGGGCATGCACACCCACCTCTCCCTCTTCGAGGGCGACCGCAACGCCTTCTACGAGTCGGGCTCCGAGTACCAGCTCTCGAAGGTGGGCCGCTCCTTCATCGCGGGCCTCCTGAAGCACGCGGGCGAGATCTCGGCCGTCACCAACCAGTGGGTCAACTCGTACAAGCGCATCTGGGGCGGCTCGGGCCGCACCGCCGGTTCCGGCGGCGAGGCCCCCGCGTACATCTGCTGGGGCCACAACAACCGCTCCGCGCTGATCCGCGTCCCGATGTACAAGCCCGGCAAGATGGGCTCCTCCCGGGTCGAGGTCCGCTCCATCGACTCGGGCGCCAACCCCTACCTGACCTACGCGGTCCTCCTCGCCGCCGGTCTCAAGGGCATCGAGGAGGGCTACGAGCTCCCGGCCGGCGCCGACGACGACGTCTGGGCCCTCAGCGACGCCGAACGCCGCGCGATGGGCATCGAGCCCCTCCCGCAGAACCTGGGCGAGGCCATCGCCCTGATGGAACGCAGCGAACTGGTCGCGGAGACCCTCGGCGAGCACGTGTTCGACTTCTTCCTCCGCAACAAGAAGCAGGAGTGGGAGGAGTACCGCTCCGAGGTCACCGCCTTCGAGCTGCGGAAGAACCTGCCGGTGCTGTAG